One Choloepus didactylus isolate mChoDid1 chromosome 8, mChoDid1.pri, whole genome shotgun sequence DNA window includes the following coding sequences:
- the LOC119541655 gene encoding 40S ribosomal protein S24-like, with protein MNDTVTIRTRKFMTNQQLQQKQIVIDVLHPGKATVPKTEIREKLAKMYKTTPDVIFVFGFRTHFGDGKTTGFGMIYDSLDYAKKNEPKHRFARHGLYEKKKTSRKQ; from the coding sequence ATGAATGACACAGTAACCATCCGGACCAGAAAATTCATGACCAACCAACAACTTCAGCAGAAACAAATTGTCATCGATGTTCTCCACCCTGGAAAGGCAACAGTTCCTAAGACAGAAATTCGGGAAAAACTAGCCAAAATGTACAAGACTACACCAGATGTCATCTTTGTATTTGGATTCAGAACCCATTTTGGTGATGGCAAGACAACTGGCTTTGGCATGATTTATGATTCCTTGgattatgcaaagaaaaatgaacccaaaCACAGATTTGCAAGACATGGTCTGTATGAGAAGAAAAAGACCTCCAGAAAACAGTGA
- the C8H12orf71 gene encoding uncharacterized protein C12orf71 homolog produces the protein MAYSSSNSDSTDIENCSSESNLSLSVGYFPCEDTLFYEDTAPCEDKPSEGISDSFFPPIQRTWRTENIGRPMGRRDQIQDNPQQFCKLSIALAWDVDVDSNNSDSIANWDLNGDNQWMDKYLDTKTHLTLSKLDGLVQKLEEFLENQNDDEDDDSVSHESAQEEDLQPSSSSPPDMGKMISQRTSTTDISSNSSSQPVREDSPSNVRALSCLNFGWVFRWLWQQVFSSLLGREHPERATESPHQLAEKKRLSRRSKRIQPQEPLELGHPVSPEFLTI, from the exons ATGGCATACTCATCCTCCAACAGCGACTCTACTGACATAGAGAACTGCAGCTCCGAATCCAACCTGAGCCTCTCAGTGGGCTACTTCCCCTGCGAGGATACCTTGTTCTATGAGGACACAGCCCCCTGTGAGGACAAGCCCTCCGAGGGTATTTCAGACTCCTTCTTCCCTCCTATCCAAAGGACATGGCGGACTGAAAATATAGGGAGACCCATGGGGAGACGAGACCAAATTCAGGACAACCCACAGCAGTTTTGCAAACTAAGCATCGCTCTAGCCTGGGACGTTGATGTGGACTCTAACAACTCAGACTCGATAGCTAATTGGGATCTAAATGGAGACAATCAGTGGATGGACAAATATCTAGATACAAAGACACATTTGACTCTCAGCAAACTGGATGGTCTTGTGCAAAAGCTTGAGGAATTTCTTGAAAATCagaatgatgatgaagatgatgattcTGTTTCCCATGAATCTGCTCAGGAAGAAGATCTCCAGCCATCCAGCAGTTCCCCTCCAGATATGGGTAAA ATGATAAGCCAAAGGACAAGCACTACAGATATCTCCTCAAACTCATCAAGTCAGCCAGTGAGGGAAGACTCTCCCTCCAATGTAAGAGCTTTATCCTGTCTAAACTTTGGCTGGGTCTTCCGCTGGCTGTGGCAGCAAGTCTTCTCCTCATTACTGGGAAGAGAACACCCCGAGAGGGCCACTGAGAGCCCTCACCAGCTGGCAGAGAAGAAAAGACTCTCTCGCAGAAGCAAGAGAATCCAACCCCAAGAACCACTAGAATTAGGACACCCTGTGTCACCAGAATTTTTAACAATCTGA